The stretch of DNA TAGTTCACGCCAGTGGTGGTCTTGCCGAAATTCATCGCGCCGTCCTGGTTACCGTTGTTGACGGTCACCCGGGGTGCGTTGATCGGCAGTTGCAGGGCGTTTGGCCCCAGGCGGTACATTTGCGTATCGGCATAGGAGAACACCCGGCCTTGCAGCAGGCGGTCTTCCGACGGCTCGATGCCCGGCACCAGGTTGGCCGGCGCCATGGCGACTTGCTCGGTTTCCTGGAAGACGTTGGCGGGGTTGCGGTTCAGCACCATCTGCCCGACTTTGCGCTCCGGTACGTCCGGCCAGATCTTGGTGGCGTCCAGTGGGTCGAAATCAAACTTGGCCAGGTCTTCCGGTTTCAGCACTTGCACATACAGGTCCCACTTGGGGAAGTCTCCCTTATTGATGTGCGTGACCAAATCATTGGTCATATGGCTGTAGTCACGGCCCTGTACTTCAGTCACTTGTTTAGGATCGAGGTTCTTGATGCCTTGCAGGCTCTTCCAGTGGAACTTGACGTAGTGCACTTCGCCCTTGGCGTTAATCAACTTGTAGGCATGTACACCGTTACCGTCCATTTCCCGGTAACTGGCTGGAGTACCGGAGTCCGAGTACAACTCGGTCAACGTACGAGTGGACTCCGGAACATGGGAAAAGAAGTCAAAGCGACGGGAATCATCGTCCAGGTTAGTGCGCGGATCTGGTTTAAAGGCGTGAACCATGTCCGGAAACTTGATCGCATCGCGAATAAAAAACGTCGGGAAGTTATTACCGACCAGGTCCCAATTACCTTCGGCGGTGTAGAACTTGGTGGCGAAGCCGCGCGGGTCACGCAGGGTTTCCGGCGAATGGTTGCCGTGAACGACCGCAGAGAAGCGCACAAATACCGGCGTGGCTTCGCCGGCGGCAAACACCTTGGCCTTGGTCAGGTCGCTGAGGTTATCGGTGACGGTGAAAGTACCGTGAGCGCCGGTGCCACGGGCGTGCACAACGCGCTCCGGAATACGCTCGCGATCAAAGCGCTGCAACTTCTGGATCAGTTGCACGTCTTGCAACAGGACCGGGCCATTCGCACCGGCGGTTTGCGAGTTCTGATTGTCACCGACCGCCGCGCCATTATCGCGCGTGAGGTTGGCGGCGTGTACGGACAGCGAAAGAAGACTGGCGCTCACTGCAAACAGCACCTGTCGCGCAGAAATAGGCCCGCGGCTAATAGGGTTTTTCATCGAGGTATCCTCTGGTTTTTTTAGTGCACATTGAGTTGTGCTTGCCAGAGGCTAGTGACCCGCGAGTCAGAAGATAAATAGAAAAGCCGTACCACCCCGATAAAGAAAATAGTGTGGTAACCCACTGAAATAGCGGGTATTCCGCGCGCGATTGGTGGCACTTTGCAAACTATTTGCGATTTAATGTGTCGATAAAAACGGACACTGTTAGCAGTTGTGTCGAGCAAGCCTCGCCACACTGTCTTACACTGGCTTCTACCTCCTCATCTGTAACAAGGAATAACCTATGGGCGTGTTAAGTGAGTTCAAGGCCTTCGCGGTCAAAGGTAATGTGGTCGACATGGCGGTCGGTATTATCATCGGCGCCGCCTTCGGCAAAATTGTTTCATCCTTTGTAGGCGACGTGGTGATGCCACCTATCGGCCTGTTGATCGGGGGTGTCGACTTCGGCGACCTGGCCGTAACGCTTAAAGCCGCCCAGGGCGATGCGCCTGCCGTCGTACTGGCGTACGGCAAGTTCATCCAGAGCGTGATCGACTTTGTGATCGTTGCGTTTGCGATCTTCATGGGCGTGAAGGCCATCAACCGCCTGAAGCGTGAAGAGGCCGTGGCACCTAGCCTGCCGCCGGTCCCGACCAAGGAAGAAGTGCTGCTGGGGGAGATCCGCGATCTGCTCAAGGCACAGAACAGCAAGCCCGAGTAAGCTCGGCAAAAAGTAAAGGCGCCTGCAGGGCGCCTTTGTTTTACCAGTAGTTTTCTACCGCGACCTGCCCCGGACGGCGGGTCAGGCTCAGTTGCATGTCGCGCTGTTTCAGCAACTGACGCGTGTCGTCGATCATCTGCGGATTGCCGCAAATCATCACCCTGGAATGCTCGGGGGTCAGCTCGATGCCTGCGGCGCGCTCCAATTCGCCGTTCTCGATCAGGGTGGTAATCCGACCGTTCAGCGCGCCCGGATGTTGCTCGCGGGTGACAATGGGAATGTAGGTGAGCTTGTGGGCGTATTCTGCCAGGTACTCACGTTCGCCCAGTTCATGGATCAACGACTGGTAAGCCAGCTCCCTTGCTTCGCGGGCACTATAGACGAGGATAATCCGCTCGAATTTCTCCCACACTTCGAAGTCCTGCAGGATCGAGAGAAACGGCGCAATACCGGTCCCGGTGCCCAGCAGCCACAGATCGCGACCATCCACAAACCGGTCCAGGGTCAAAAAGCCCGTGGCCTGGCGCTCCACCAGCAAGGTATCGCCCTCGCGCAGGCGGCTCAGCTCACTGGTGAACTCACCGCCCGGCACCACGATGGAAAAGAAGTCCAGGTATTCATCAAAGGGCGAGGACACCACCGAATAAGCACGCCACACAATGCTGCCATCGGCCTTGGTCACCCCAAGACGCACGAATTGTCCGGCGCGAAAACGAAAACCAGGGTCTCGGGTAGTACGCAGGGTAAACAGGCTGGGAGTCAGCGATTTCACGTCGAGCAGGGTCTGGCGGGTGTATTTTTCAGCACTGGCCGTCATGGGAAACTCCATTTGCAGAGGCCCCTAGTGTCCCCCAAAGCGCCGCCTGGAAACACCGATGGTTTGTGCTGGCATTGCCGCTGCCCATTGTGGCAACCGCTGGGCGGTACTAAATATTTGGCTATTAGTCGCCTTCCAACAAGCCATTAGATGAGGGAGTGTAACTAAATACTAACAAGGCGCATTTAGAGCAAGTTCTTAAAACTAATGGAAAAAAATCTTATCGAACGCCTGAAACCTGTACACCGTAGCCAGGTTGTACAAATGTTATTGGCCTAACGCCCGCTTGAACATAACCAAATTTTTATTTCGAGCTGTAGCCGTTGTCCTACACTATTTTTTCACGTTGTAACCGGGGGCCTTGGAAGTACCCCATGTAAAAACCGTTCGCATGGAGAGTTACCGATGGTCAACTGGCACAACACTCGCCTGCCCAAACTCGAAGGGGAAAGCGAAATAACCAGTATGTACGAAGCTGCCCTCAACCTTACCTACGAGCTTGGCTTCCAATACTGCGCATTCACCCTTAGTTCCCATCTACCCAACAACCAAACGAAAACTATCAACCTCAACAACTATTCCAATGAATGGAATACGCTGTACAGACAAGAGCACTACTTTGATCTCGACCCTGTGGTTGCGCATTGCAAACGCTCGGTTCTACCGATCGTATGGGACGAGAAAACCTTTTCTTCGGTACCGGACTTATGGACCCATGCCCAGTCCAACGGACTGAATTTCGGATGGACCCAATCGGTTCATGACTTCCAGGGTGTTTTCAGCATGTTGAGCCTGGGGCGTGCCACCGGCCCAGTGGGCCCTGAAGAACTCTATGAAAAAGCCGGGCAAGTGCTCTGGATTTGCCACGCCATGCACGCGGTGGTGGCCAAAAAATACGCAGACAATCCCAGCCCGCAAGCGCCCAGCAAATTGACCCCGCGGGAAACCGAAATCCTGCAATGGTCGGCCTTGGGCAAGACCGCCTCGGACATCGCCACCATCCTGTGCCTGTCCGAACGCACGGTCGGCTTCCATATCAGCAGTGCGATGAAGAAACTGGGGGTCAGTAACAAGATTGCCGCAGTGATCACGGCAGTCAAATGCGGGCTGTTTTAAACACCGCATGTAATCCAGGGGAAAAAAACGTAACATTTGCGGCCAGTTCCGGGTGATGACGCGAGCCCCTGATGCGCCTCGCGTCGCCGCTCACCCCGATGGTTCGCTTACCCAGAGTCTCACCCGCCATGCCCCTGCTCGACAGCCCCTTTGCCCAACTCGACCTGATCCGTCAGCCAGAACAGCACAACGACCCGCTGCAAGCGTTTGATGCAGCCGATGAGTATTTGCTCAGCTACCTGGCGGAACAACAGCTGACGACGGCGACCCGCGTACTCGTGCTCAACGACAGTTTCGGCGCGCTGGCGGCCAGCCTCGAAGGGCATGTGCGGGTCACCTCCAGTGGTGACTCGTTCCTCGGCGCCCTGGGCCTGGAGAAAAACCTGGCGCGCAACGGCAAGGCTTTCGACGCGGTAACGTTCCTGCCCGCCAGCCAGACACCTGCCGGGCCGTTCGACCGCGTACTGATCCGCGTGCCGAAAACCCTGGCCCTGCTCGAAGAACAATTGATTCGCCTGCAAGGTCAACTGGCACCCGGCGCCGAAGTGATTGCCGGGGCGATGGTCAAGCACCTGCCACGGGCTGCCGGCGAACTGCTGGAGCGCTACATCGGCCCGATGCACGCCTCACTGGCGGTAAAAAAGGCCCGACTGCTGATCGCCACCCTGGCCGATCGGCCACACGCCGTATCGCCCTACCCTACGCGCTACAGCCTGGAAACCCCGGCCATCGAACTGCTCAACCACGCCAACGTGTTCTGCCGCGAAGGCCTGGACATCGGCACCCGGGCCTTCCTGCCGCACCTGCCACAAAACCTGGGCGGCGCCCGCGTAGCCGACCTGGGTTGCGGTAATGGCGTCCTGGCGATTGCCAGCGCGCTGCAAAACCCCGAGGCGCAGTACACGCTGGTCGACGAGTCTTATATGGCGGTGCAATCGGCGGCCGAGAACTGGCGCGCGGCGCTGGGCGAACGTGACGTGCTGATTCGCCCCGGCGACGGCCTGGCCGATCAGGAGCCGCAATCACTGGATGTGGTGCTGTGCAACCCGCCATTCCACCAGCAGCAAGTGGTGGGAGACTTCCTCGCCTGGCGCATGTTCCAGCAAGCGCGGGAAGCGTTGGTGGTGGGCGGCGCCCTGTACATCGTCGGCAACCGTCACTTGGGTTATCACACCAAGTTGGCGCGGTTGTTCCGTGGCGTCGAGCAAGTGGCGACCACGCCGAAGTTCGTGGTCCTCAAGGCGCGCAAATAAAAAAGCCCTCCATGAAGGAGGGCAATAGTTACAACGGGATGTCAGTGGGTGGTCAGGCCCGCGGCATTCATGAACATGCGCATCAGGCTGGCCACTACGAACAGGGCCAGGACGCTGCCGGTCCAGATCATCGCCAGCCAGCCCAGGCGCTGCCAGAGCGGCTTTTTCTCGGCCTGTTCGATGTCGTGCAACGAAGGTTTGCCGGACATGAGTCAATCCTCCTAGTGATAACCGTCTTCGTGGGTGACCTTGCCGCGGAACACGTAGTAGCTCCAGAAGGTGTAGCCCAGGATGAACGGAATGATGAACAAGGTGCCCACCAGCATGAAGCCCTGGCTTTGCGGCGGTGCGGCGGCGTCCCAGATCGAAACTGACGGCGGGATGATGTTCGGCCACAGGCTGATCCCCAAGCCACTGTAGCCAAGGAAGATCAGCACCAGCGTCAGCAGGAACGGCGTGTAGTGCGCATTGCGGGCCACGGCGCGAATCAGGCCGTACATGGTCACCAACACCAGGATCGGCACCGGCAGGAACCAGAACAGGTTCGGCAGGGTGAACCAGCGCGAGGCGATTTCCGGGTGGGCCAGCGGCGTCCAGAGGCTGACGATACCGATCACCGCCAGCACCACGAAGGCCAGGGGCCGGGCCAGGTTGTGCATCTTCTCCTGCAAGCTGCCTTCGGTCTTCATGATCAGCCAGGTGCAGCCCAGCAGCGCATACGCCACGATCAGGGCCACGCCGCAGAACATCGTGAACGGCGTCAGCCAGTCCAGGGAGCCACCGGCAAACTGCCGGTCGACCACCGGGATGCCATCAATGAACGCCCCCAGCGCCACGCCCTGGAAGAACGTCGCTGCCAGCGAGCCGCCGATGAAGGCCTTGTCCCACAGGTGACGCTTGTCGTCCTTGGCCTTGAAGCGGAACTCAAACGCCACGCCGCGAAAGATCAGCCCGATCAGCATCAGCATCAGTGGCAGGTACAGCGCCGAGAGCACCACCGAATAGGCCAGCGGGAACGCGCCAAACAACGCCGCGCCGCCGAGTACCAGCCAGGTTTCGTTGCCGTCCCACACGGGGGCGACGGTGTTCATCATCACGTCACGGTCGCTCTTGCCCGGGATGAACGGGAAGAGAATGCCGATCCCCAGGTCAAAGCCGTCCATGACCACGTACATCATGATGCCGAAGATGATGATCACGGCCCAGATCAGCGGAAGATCAATACCCATGGCTCAGTTCCCCTTGTTCAAGGTGTCGCCGTGATCGGCATCGGCACTGTCATCAGCCGCCGACAACGGACGCGCCGGTGTGCGTTTCTGCCCAGGGCCACCGTGGGTGGGCTCGGTGCTTTCGTGGGTCACAGGCCCTTTGCGCACCAGGCGCATCATGTAGCCCAGGCCCGCGCCGAACAGCGCGAAGTACACCACCACAAACAACACCAACGTAATGCTCATCTGCGCAAAGCTGTGATTGGACGAAGCGTCCGCCGTGCGCATCAGCCCGTAGACCACCCACGGCTGACGGCCGATCTCGGTGGTGAACCAGCCGGCGAGAATCGCGATCAGGCCGGACGGGCCCATCCACAGCGCCAGGTACAGGAACGGCTTGGACGTGTACATCTTGTCGCCACGGCGCAGCCAGAGGCTGAACAGGCCGGTGAAGATCATCAGGAAGCCCAGGCCCACCATGACCCGGAACGACCAGAACACGATGGTCGAATTCGGACGATCCTCAGGCGGGAACTCCTTGAGGGCCGGCACCTGCTTGTCCAGGGAGTGGGTCAGGATCAGGCTGCCCAGGTATGGGATTTCCACCGCGAACTTGGTTTTTTCAGCCTTCATGTCCGGCCAGCCGAACAGGATCAGCGGCGTGGGCTCGTTGCCGATATTTTCCCAGTGGCCTTCAATCGCGGCGATCTTCGCCGGTTGATGCTTGAGGGTATTCAGGCCGTGGAAGTCACCGATGACCGCCTGGATCGGCGCAACGATCAGCGCCATCCACATTGCCATCGACAGCATGGTGCGGATCGCCGGGTTGTCCTTGCCGCGCAGCAAGTGCCAGGCCGCCGAGGAGCCGACGAAGAACGCGGTAGCGACGAACGCGGCCGTGGCCATGTGCATCAGGCGGTAGGGGAACGACGGGTTGAAGATCACGGCCAGCCAGTCGGTGGGAATCACCCGGCCATCAATGATTTCAAAGCCCTGTGGCGTCTGCATCCAGCTGTTGGAGGCAAGAATCCAGAAAGTCGAGATCAGCGTGCCGACGGCCACCATCACCGTGGCAAAGAAGTGCAGCTTGCGCCCGACCTTGTTCCAGCCGAACAGCATGACCCCCAGGAAACCGGCTTCGAGGAAGAACGCCGTGAGCACCTCATAAGTCAGCAACGGCCCGGTGACGGCACCGGCGAAGTCCGAGAAGCGGCTCCAGTTGGTGCCGAACTGATAGGCCATGACCAGGCCGGAGACCACGCCCATGCCGAAGTTGACGGCAAAGATCTTCGACCAGAAATGGTAGAGGTCACGGTAGGTGTCGTTGTGGGTCTTGAGCCACAGGCCTTCCAGCACCGCAAGGTAACTGGCCAGGCCGATGGTGATGGCCGGGAACAGGATATGGAATGAGATGGTGAACGCGAATTGAATTCGGGCGAGATCTAGCGCCTCCAAACCGAACATAAGTCTTCCTCTGTCAGGTAATACCGAATGCTGGCTGGAGGCCTGCACCCACTGCCCCCACGGATATGGAGTGTGGCGAATTCAAATTCGTTTCTTTTTATGACCAACCACGCAGGGATTCTGGCCTTGCGGCCGCCAGAGCAATCCCGGCGAAGGTTTTGATCTGGGTCAAGCATTGCTGAAAGAGTAGTCCCATTTTCGCGAGAGCAAGGCGTGGTCTTTTGCCGCGTGACAGGTTGCCTCAGTGTGTTTTGGG from Pseudomonas sp. NC02 encodes:
- the cydB gene encoding cytochrome d ubiquinol oxidase subunit II gives rise to the protein MGIDLPLIWAVIIIFGIMMYVVMDGFDLGIGILFPFIPGKSDRDVMMNTVAPVWDGNETWLVLGGAALFGAFPLAYSVVLSALYLPLMLMLIGLIFRGVAFEFRFKAKDDKRHLWDKAFIGGSLAATFFQGVALGAFIDGIPVVDRQFAGGSLDWLTPFTMFCGVALIVAYALLGCTWLIMKTEGSLQEKMHNLARPLAFVVLAVIGIVSLWTPLAHPEIASRWFTLPNLFWFLPVPILVLVTMYGLIRAVARNAHYTPFLLTLVLIFLGYSGLGISLWPNIIPPSVSIWDAAAPPQSQGFMLVGTLFIIPFILGYTFWSYYVFRGKVTHEDGYH
- the katB gene encoding catalase KatB, producing MKNPISRGPISARQVLFAVSASLLSLSVHAANLTRDNGAAVGDNQNSQTAGANGPVLLQDVQLIQKLQRFDRERIPERVVHARGTGAHGTFTVTDNLSDLTKAKVFAAGEATPVFVRFSAVVHGNHSPETLRDPRGFATKFYTAEGNWDLVGNNFPTFFIRDAIKFPDMVHAFKPDPRTNLDDDSRRFDFFSHVPESTRTLTELYSDSGTPASYREMDGNGVHAYKLINAKGEVHYVKFHWKSLQGIKNLDPKQVTEVQGRDYSHMTNDLVTHINKGDFPKWDLYVQVLKPEDLAKFDFDPLDATKIWPDVPERKVGQMVLNRNPANVFQETEQVAMAPANLVPGIEPSEDRLLQGRVFSYADTQMYRLGPNALQLPINAPRVTVNNGNQDGAMNFGKTTTGVNYQPSRLLPREEPQTARYSQSALSGSTQQAKIQREQNFKQAGDLYRSFNKKERQDLIDNFGGSLATTDDESKHIILSFLYKADPEYGTGVTKVAKGDLARVKALAEKLTD
- a CDS encoding cytochrome ubiquinol oxidase subunit I, with the translated sequence MFGLEALDLARIQFAFTISFHILFPAITIGLASYLAVLEGLWLKTHNDTYRDLYHFWSKIFAVNFGMGVVSGLVMAYQFGTNWSRFSDFAGAVTGPLLTYEVLTAFFLEAGFLGVMLFGWNKVGRKLHFFATVMVAVGTLISTFWILASNSWMQTPQGFEIIDGRVIPTDWLAVIFNPSFPYRLMHMATAAFVATAFFVGSSAAWHLLRGKDNPAIRTMLSMAMWMALIVAPIQAVIGDFHGLNTLKHQPAKIAAIEGHWENIGNEPTPLILFGWPDMKAEKTKFAVEIPYLGSLILTHSLDKQVPALKEFPPEDRPNSTIVFWSFRVMVGLGFLMIFTGLFSLWLRRGDKMYTSKPFLYLALWMGPSGLIAILAGWFTTEIGRQPWVVYGLMRTADASSNHSFAQMSITLVLFVVVYFALFGAGLGYMMRLVRKGPVTHESTEPTHGGPGQKRTPARPLSAADDSADADHGDTLNKGN
- a CDS encoding ferredoxin--NADP reductase codes for the protein MTASAEKYTRQTLLDVKSLTPSLFTLRTTRDPGFRFRAGQFVRLGVTKADGSIVWRAYSVVSSPFDEYLDFFSIVVPGGEFTSELSRLREGDTLLVERQATGFLTLDRFVDGRDLWLLGTGTGIAPFLSILQDFEVWEKFERIILVYSAREARELAYQSLIHELGEREYLAEYAHKLTYIPIVTREQHPGALNGRITTLIENGELERAAGIELTPEHSRVMICGNPQMIDDTRQLLKQRDMQLSLTRRPGQVAVENYW
- a CDS encoding LuxR family transcriptional regulator; this encodes MVNWHNTRLPKLEGESEITSMYEAALNLTYELGFQYCAFTLSSHLPNNQTKTINLNNYSNEWNTLYRQEHYFDLDPVVAHCKRSVLPIVWDEKTFSSVPDLWTHAQSNGLNFGWTQSVHDFQGVFSMLSLGRATGPVGPEELYEKAGQVLWICHAMHAVVAKKYADNPSPQAPSKLTPRETEILQWSALGKTASDIATILCLSERTVGFHISSAMKKLGVSNKIAAVITAVKCGLF
- a CDS encoding DUF2474 domain-containing protein — protein: MSGKPSLHDIEQAEKKPLWQRLGWLAMIWTGSVLALFVVASLMRMFMNAAGLTTH
- a CDS encoding methyltransferase, with the translated sequence MPLLDSPFAQLDLIRQPEQHNDPLQAFDAADEYLLSYLAEQQLTTATRVLVLNDSFGALAASLEGHVRVTSSGDSFLGALGLEKNLARNGKAFDAVTFLPASQTPAGPFDRVLIRVPKTLALLEEQLIRLQGQLAPGAEVIAGAMVKHLPRAAGELLERYIGPMHASLAVKKARLLIATLADRPHAVSPYPTRYSLETPAIELLNHANVFCREGLDIGTRAFLPHLPQNLGGARVADLGCGNGVLAIASALQNPEAQYTLVDESYMAVQSAAENWRAALGERDVLIRPGDGLADQEPQSLDVVLCNPPFHQQQVVGDFLAWRMFQQAREALVVGGALYIVGNRHLGYHTKLARLFRGVEQVATTPKFVVLKARK
- the mscL gene encoding large-conductance mechanosensitive channel protein MscL; amino-acid sequence: MGVLSEFKAFAVKGNVVDMAVGIIIGAAFGKIVSSFVGDVVMPPIGLLIGGVDFGDLAVTLKAAQGDAPAVVLAYGKFIQSVIDFVIVAFAIFMGVKAINRLKREEAVAPSLPPVPTKEEVLLGEIRDLLKAQNSKPE